From Virgibacillus ihumii, the proteins below share one genomic window:
- a CDS encoding DUF6305 family protein yields MKRYIPIAVCLTFVFVLCFISINETQSEHFNTYPNLPAPIGTEKILITSTGQAPEGSILLKIADSLNLEADYRPRALGSDLYDYNSVVIMLGYSANGLTQTNRSFQEEIARTKKLLNAAENNSLPVVLINISGLFRDDNRTIKLFEMTAPYADYFIGLKNTKNKAKQIRKLRKHHIPVTLVNDLEDLSVPFNAIFR; encoded by the coding sequence GTGAAACGGTACATTCCTATAGCTGTCTGTTTAACCTTTGTATTCGTATTATGCTTCATCTCCATCAATGAAACACAATCGGAACATTTTAATACGTATCCAAATCTGCCTGCACCAATCGGTACGGAAAAAATACTGATTACTTCCACCGGACAGGCACCAGAGGGAAGTATTCTCCTAAAAATAGCTGACAGCCTGAACCTTGAAGCGGACTACCGCCCCAGGGCATTAGGGTCAGACCTGTATGACTACAACAGTGTGGTTATCATGCTCGGGTACAGTGCAAACGGTTTAACACAAACCAACCGATCATTTCAGGAGGAAATCGCCCGGACAAAGAAACTGCTTAACGCAGCTGAGAACAACAGCCTCCCTGTTGTTTTGATCAACATTTCCGGATTATTTCGTGATGATAACCGAACGATAAAATTATTTGAGATGACCGCACCATACGCTGATTACTTCATTGGGTTAAAAAACACGAAAAATAAAGCAAAACAGATTCGTAAACTGCGAAAACATCATATTCCTGTCACACTTGTAAATGATTTGGAAGATTTGTCAGTACCATTCAATGCCATTTTTCGATAG